The Amyelois transitella isolate CPQ chromosome Z, ilAmyTran1.1, whole genome shotgun sequence genome contains a region encoding:
- the LOC132903971 gene encoding uncharacterized protein LOC132903971 gives MRSCTQGGIGECSTSAVKGFPDALGASTELADDDDYDKYVRHHAQHRSRSSPSRSRALEPPESPRQRSPSVSPDRRRHPNNSERAVSPCLFRSAYFSPRPPAAPLSLVLRRPLTPLEPYTPSPRPQKPQQTTQNHISRIPRSLESHRTPKSLRRSTQRRRGRRTVNLILRELMSTLPLPVTTTPSTAFNAPVSAAQAHDVRDVAVQAITT, from the exons ATGAGGTCTTGTACCCA GGGTGGAATTGGCGAATGCTCGACATCGGCCGTGAAGGGATTCCCCGATGCCCTGGGCGCTAGCACGGAGCTGGCAGACGACGACGACTATGACAAATACGTGAGGCATCACGCGCAACATCGGTCGCGGTCTTCGCCTTCACGGTCGCG AGCATTAGAACCGCCAGAGTCGCCCCGCCAGCGCAGTCCATCTGTGTCGCCTGACCGCCGCAGACATCCAAATAATTCAGAACG gGCTGTATCTCCATGTTTGTTTCGATCGGCTTACTTCTCCCCACGGCCACCGGCGGCGCCACTTTCTCTGGTGCTGCGCAGACCACTAACGCCTCTCGAGCCCTACACACCCTCACCACGGCCTCAGAAGCCCCAACAAACTACACAAAACCACATATCAAGAATACCTAGATCCCTGGAGTCACACAGAACACCCAAGTCTCTTCGTCGTTCAACTCAACGCAGGCGTGGCAG ACGCACCGTTAATCTTATACTACGAGAGTTGATGTCAACGCTGCCGTTGCCAGTTACGACAACCCCCTCCACCGCCTTCAACGCTCCGGTCTCCGCTGCGCAGGCGCATGATGTCCGCGATGTAGCTGTGCAGGCTATCACAACGTAA